A segment of the Sulfitobacter sp. D7 genome:
CGCCGTGACCTGCCGGGTAAGCATCCGGTCGGGCGTGATCAACGCGGCTTTCACCCTGTCTTCGGCAGCTTGGCGCAGACGCAGCGCGATGGCCAAAGCCTCGACCCGCGGCGTGGGCGCTTCGATCAGAGTGATGTTGGCGGTGGCACCTTGCAGGTCTTCCAGTTTTGGCCCTTCGTTCAGCCAAGCATGGGTGACCGGCGCGGGCCGGAGCGAGAGCGACAGCAGCTTGTTGCGGGCCGTCGAAACCGGGGGCATCTCGCACCAAGGCGCGACCGCGCCGCGCGCAACGCCGAGCATGTTCATCAGCTTGCGAAACCGGTATTGCGGATGATCCTCGGCCAACAGCGCCTGATCCAATTCATTCCAAACGGCGGTTGGCATCTCGAAATCGAAACCCGGCAGGATGATCGCCCCTTGCGGCAGGCGGGCCACGGCCTCCATCAGCAGCGCGGTGGTCCCGCGCGACCCGGTAGAGCCGGCAAGGATCACCGGGTGCTGCGGTGGATTGTCCTGCCAGCGGGCGATGATCCGGGCGACGAGTTGACGCCGCCGCGCTTCGGCATCCGGGCGGGTGGTGGTCTGACCTAGATAGTCATGGGCGATGGCTAGGAACCGCTGCGCGCGCTCCCAATGGGCCGAGAGATGGCCAACGTCCAGCCCGGCCACCGTCTCGGGCGAAACCCCTTCGCCCTGCATTTCGTCGATCAGGCCCGCAAGACTGTCCGACAGCGCATAAAGCGACGCGCGCGGCGCGAGATCCGGCGCGGCATCCAGCAGGCGCGACACCAGTTGAATGAGTTCCAGCCGCCGTTGCAGCGGTGGCGTTGGGGCAGGCAGCGCAATGCCGGGGCCCAAGGCATCAAGGTCCGTAATCAGCCGAATGCGGGGCAGAAACCCCGCCGGCCCTGCGTCGAAATCATGGCGCAACCGGCGTGCCATTCGGTTGGTGTTGACCAGCAGTTCAACGCGGGCCATCGCCTCGGGGGGGCCATTCTCCAACCGGTCACAAAGCCCGCGCACCAACCCGCGTGGAAAGTCGACACCGGGGGCGAGGCCAAAGACTCGGGGGCTGTCTTGCGGTTCAAACATCGGCGCCCGCCAAAAGGCTTTCGGCAAGGGGAATGCCGCCGGGATGGCCCACATCGCACCAACGCCCAGTATAGGGCAGGCCAAACAACGTCTCGCGCTGAAGCATCATATCCCACAATAGGTTGAGCGAGAATTTCTCGGCTTCGATATCGGCCAGCAGATCGGTTTTGATGATCTGTATCCCGCCATAGACCTGCCCCGGCCCGCGTTGCAGGCGGCCATCCGGGGCGCGGGTAAAGTCGCCCGTGCCGCCATGGCCAAGGGTGTTTTCCAGCGGCACGGTCATCAATAGCGCTTCCATCCGCGCCGGATCCCACGCTGCTTGCAGCAACGCGAGCGGGTTCGGCCCGGCCCAAAGTGCGTCACTGTTCATGGTGAAAACCGGCCCCGCGCCCAGCAACGGCAGGGCATTGCGCAGCCCGCCGCCGGTGTCGAG
Coding sequences within it:
- a CDS encoding nucleotidyltransferase family protein; this encodes MRDYPDAIMMFAAGFGTRMKHLTQTQPKPMVPVAGRPLIDHALDLARGISPARIVANLHYLPDQLDAHLRAQDVKTVIETPEILDTGGGLRNALPLLGAGPVFTMNSDALWAGPNPLALLQAAWDPARMEALLMTVPLENTLGHGGTGDFTRAPDGRLQRGPGQVYGGIQIIKTDLLADIEAEKFSLNLLWDMMLQRETLFGLPYTGRWCDVGHPGGIPLAESLLAGADV